A single window of Loxodonta africana isolate mLoxAfr1 chromosome 10, mLoxAfr1.hap2, whole genome shotgun sequence DNA harbors:
- the LOC111750208 gene encoding heat shock factor-binding protein 1-like: MAETNPKTVQDLTSVAHTLLQQMQVKFKTNQITGTTDDMCSRIDDLEKNMADLMTWAGEEELEGENKIPDTQKS; the protein is encoded by the coding sequence ATGGCTGAGACCAACCCCAAGACTGTGCAGGATCTCACATCAGTGGCCCACACATTATTGCAACAGATGCAAGTTAAATTTAAGACTAACCAGATCACTGGAACAACTGATGACATGTGTAGTCGCATTGATGATCTAGAGAAAAACATGGCAGACCTCATGACATGGGCTGGGGAGGAAGAACTGGAAGGTGAAAATAAGATACCTGACACACAAAAGAGTTGA